In the Longimicrobiales bacterium genome, one interval contains:
- a CDS encoding ABC transporter ATP-binding protein, protein MSNVLLSVRDLRTWFHTDQGIAKAVDGVSFDVMEGETLGIVGESGCGKTVTSLSVLGLLPQPPAEVMESSSILFEGEELVGATEARLRALRGNEISMIFQEPMSSLNPVFSVGNQIAESLRLHRGMGRKAARVEAGRLLTEVGISEAERRLDQYPHQLSGGMRQRVMIAMALSCEPKLLIADEPTTALDVTIQAQILELLAPLRGRYGMAVMLITHDLGVVAEVCDRVVVMYAGQVVETGTVEQIFSSPKHPYTKGLMDSLPSIDRAGARLNPIPGTVPSPTDWPAGCRFRQRCSQSEDGCASHQALVEIGDAGRTSRCWKSDLRVRGSAP, encoded by the coding sequence ATGAGTAATGTGCTGCTTTCCGTTCGCGACCTGCGCACCTGGTTCCATACGGACCAGGGCATCGCCAAGGCCGTGGATGGAGTCTCTTTCGACGTCATGGAGGGAGAGACGCTCGGCATCGTCGGTGAGTCCGGTTGCGGGAAGACCGTGACGTCACTTTCCGTGCTCGGGTTGCTGCCTCAGCCGCCGGCGGAGGTCATGGAATCCAGCTCCATTCTCTTCGAGGGAGAGGAGCTTGTCGGGGCGACGGAAGCCAGACTGCGAGCGCTTCGGGGCAACGAGATCTCCATGATCTTCCAAGAGCCGATGAGTTCGTTGAACCCAGTCTTTTCGGTGGGCAATCAAATTGCGGAGTCCCTTCGTCTCCATCGAGGTATGGGCCGCAAGGCAGCTCGCGTCGAGGCTGGCCGACTCCTTACCGAAGTTGGGATCTCGGAAGCTGAGCGCCGCTTGGACCAGTATCCACACCAACTGTCTGGAGGCATGCGGCAGCGAGTCATGATCGCGATGGCTCTGTCATGCGAGCCGAAGCTCCTGATTGCCGATGAGCCCACCACCGCCTTGGACGTGACCATCCAGGCGCAAATCCTAGAGCTTCTGGCTCCACTTCGGGGGCGGTACGGTATGGCGGTCATGCTCATCACCCATGACTTGGGTGTCGTAGCGGAAGTCTGTGATCGGGTCGTGGTGATGTATGCCGGGCAAGTCGTTGAGACCGGTACCGTTGAGCAGATTTTTTCCTCGCCCAAGCACCCGTACACGAAAGGATTGATGGATTCCCTTCCCTCCATCGATCGGGCGGGGGCTCGGCTGAATCCGATTCCCGGCACGGTCCCGAGCCCCACTGACTGGCCGGCGGGATGCCGCTTCCGTCAGCGATGTTCACAATCGGAGGACGGGTGCGCCTCCCATCAGGCTTTGGTTGAGATTGGCGACGCAGGCCGGACGTCACGTTGTTGGAAAAGCGACCTGAGAGTCCGCGGATCTGCTCCATGA
- a CDS encoding dipeptide ABC transporter ATP-binding protein, giving the protein MNNRPIDRSSEPLLKVRDLEMHFPGSRGLFGRSGGDVKAVDGVSFDLWSGETLGLVGESGCGKSTTGRALLRLIEPTSGSVHFDGQDVRGMDRSGLRAMRRRAQFVFQDPFGSLNPRMSVGAMLEEALYVHGLGQPNRRARAVEILERVGLRSEHIDRYPHEFSGGQRQRLGIARALSVEPDFLILDEPVSALDVSVQAQVVNLLQDLQADLGLTYLFIAHDLALVEHFSDRVAVMYLGRIVEMADSESLYRNPQHPYTQALLSAVPRPDPSGREDRTRIVLEGDVPSPIDPPSGCPFHTRCFHPGKDALCTTDIPLLEARRTQHFTACHKVDHGA; this is encoded by the coding sequence ATGAACAACCGTCCCATCGACCGAAGCTCTGAGCCGCTCCTCAAGGTGCGTGACCTTGAGATGCACTTCCCCGGCAGCAGGGGTTTGTTCGGGCGCTCAGGGGGGGATGTGAAGGCCGTAGACGGCGTCTCCTTCGATCTCTGGTCCGGTGAAACCCTAGGGCTGGTAGGGGAGTCGGGCTGTGGGAAGTCGACGACGGGGCGAGCCTTGCTCCGTCTTATAGAACCGACCTCCGGTTCTGTCCATTTCGATGGTCAGGACGTGCGCGGGATGGACCGGAGCGGACTCCGTGCGATGCGGAGACGGGCTCAATTCGTTTTCCAGGATCCATTCGGTTCTCTGAACCCTCGGATGTCTGTGGGTGCGATGCTGGAAGAGGCACTCTACGTGCATGGGTTGGGGCAGCCGAACCGGAGGGCGCGAGCAGTGGAGATCTTGGAGCGGGTTGGGCTTCGTTCTGAGCACATTGATCGCTACCCACATGAGTTCAGTGGCGGCCAGCGACAGAGATTGGGGATCGCACGCGCTTTGTCTGTCGAGCCGGACTTTTTGATTCTCGATGAGCCAGTCTCGGCGCTGGATGTTTCCGTACAGGCTCAGGTAGTGAACCTGCTTCAAGATCTGCAGGCCGATCTCGGCCTCACCTATCTGTTCATTGCTCACGACCTGGCTCTCGTGGAACACTTCAGCGATCGGGTCGCTGTGATGTACCTCGGGCGTATCGTAGAAATGGCGGATTCTGAGTCGTTGTACCGAAATCCGCAGCACCCGTATACTCAGGCACTGCTTTCCGCGGTGCCGCGGCCCGACCCGTCCGGGCGGGAAGACCGCACTCGGATCGTGCTAGAAGGGGACGTCCCGAGCCCGATAGATCCTCCCTCTGGATGTCCGTTTCACACGCGCTGTTTCCACCCCGGTAAGGATGCTTTGTGCACAACGGATATACCTTTGCTGGAGGCAAGGCGAACCCAGCACTTTACCGCGTGTCACAAGGTTGATCATGGCGCCTGA
- a CDS encoding MotA/TolQ/ExbB proton channel family protein, with the protein MAIQLYGALLQIPGLEVTDQTLSETVVGLWGDTGFMRWPLALCLLIGLVVIMIKFVSLTGKAIKTKKILQDVDELLTQQRIGEALELTRDTDAPAANILYAGLERHEEGTDRVMKAIENQGLIEMSKLEKGLVILATLTNIAPLLGFLGTVIGMIIAFESIEAAGEVEATLVAGGIKVALLTTAIGLMIAIPVSIGHNYFVSRIDGLVIDMEESAQKMVDTLHAIEHGRTG; encoded by the coding sequence TTGGCGATTCAACTCTACGGCGCACTGCTTCAAATTCCGGGCCTCGAGGTTACGGATCAGACTCTCTCAGAAACAGTGGTGGGGCTCTGGGGTGATACGGGATTCATGCGCTGGCCGCTGGCTCTCTGTCTGCTGATCGGGCTCGTCGTGATCATGATCAAATTCGTCAGCCTTACGGGTAAGGCCATTAAGACGAAGAAGATTCTGCAGGACGTCGACGAGCTCCTGACGCAGCAGAGGATCGGTGAAGCTCTCGAGTTGACGCGGGACACCGACGCGCCGGCCGCGAACATTCTATACGCTGGCCTCGAGCGCCACGAAGAGGGAACGGACCGTGTGATGAAGGCCATTGAGAACCAAGGCCTCATCGAGATGAGCAAGCTTGAGAAGGGTCTCGTGATCCTCGCGACGCTGACGAACATCGCGCCGCTCCTCGGCTTCCTCGGTACCGTTATCGGTATGATCATCGCCTTCGAATCTATTGAGGCGGCAGGTGAGGTTGAGGCAACGCTGGTTGCTGGTGGTATTAAGGTCGCGCTGCTTACGACCGCCATCGGTCTGATGATCGCCATCCCGGTATCGATCGGACACAACTATTTCGTGTCCCGTATCGATGGTCTGGTGATCGACATGGAAGAGTCGGCTCAGAAGATGGTCGACACGCTCCATGCCATCGAGCACGGACGCACTGGCTGA